In Lachnospiraceae bacterium, one DNA window encodes the following:
- a CDS encoding iron-only hydrogenase system regulator, with protein MEDRLAVISCIISDPESVSIMNEKLHLRAHMIIARLGVPCREYGVSVVSVVLHGTQNEISSFAGDLGKVKGVKVKSIQVPVTDPLPENTDSQ; from the coding sequence ATGGAAGACCGTTTAGCTGTCATCAGCTGTATTATAAGTGACCCGGAATCTGTTTCCATTATGAACGAAAAGCTCCACCTGCGTGCCCACATGATCATCGCAAGACTGGGAGTTCCCTGCCGCGAATACGGCGTATCAGTAGTCAGTGTTGTACTTCATGGAACCCAGAATGAGATCAGCTCCTTTGCAGGAGATCTGGGAAAAGTTAAAGGTGTGAAGGTGAAATCCATCCAGGTGCCGGTAACTGATCCTCTGCCTGAAAATACAGACAGCCAATGA
- the mfd gene encoding transcription-repair coupling factor: protein MENPLLELQEYENLQEALKKAKGPVQATGTLDSQKVHLMHWLGKDGGFSWKLVVTYDDQRAREIYDDFRSFTEDVWLYPAKDLLFYSADIHGNLMTRQRIAVWRHLMEEEEGVVVTTLDGLMDHLLPLVFLKQQAVTVENGQVMDLDEWKERLTALGYERTAQVDGMGQFSIRGGIVDIFPLTEEVPVRIELWDDEVDSIRSFDPESQRSVEQLEKITIYPAAETILTKKQLEAGIERLEKEEKEYEAALRAKHQIEEASRIRGIIKELTEGITQGWKRDGLDAYIRYFCPETVSFLDYFPAGDTLICLDEPARLKDKGETVEQEFRESMIHRLEKGYLLPGQTELLYAGAQVLAKLQSPYTVMLTGLDQKLPGMKVKEKFSFDVRNVNSYQNSFDMLISDLTRWKKEGYRVVLLSASRTRASRLASDLREYDLRAYCPDGTGEEHKAAPGEILVTYGNIHRGFEYPLIKYVIITEGDMFGTEKKKKRRKKSNYQGKAIQSFSELAVGDYVVHEEHGLGIYKGIEKVERDKVIKDYIKIEYGDGGNLYLPATRLESIQKYAGADAKKPKLNKLGGTEWNKTKTRVKGAVQEIARDLVKLYAARQAQNGYQYGEDTVWQKEFEELFPYEETDDQLDAIEAVKKDMESRKIMDRLICGDVGYGKTEIALRAAFKAVQDSRQVVYLVPTTILAQQHYNTFVQRMKDFPVRIDMLSRFCTPSQQKKTLEDLRKGMVDIVIGTHRVLSKDLKFKNLGLLIIDEEQRFGVAHKEKIKQLKENVDVMTLTATPIPRTLHMSLAGIRDMSVLEEPPVDRTPIQTYVMEYNEEMVREAINRELARKGQVYYVYNRVTDIDEVAARIQKLVPDAVVTFAHGQMHEHQLERIMTDFINGEIDVLVSTTIIETGLDIPNANTMIIHDADRLGLSQLYQLRGRVGRSNRTSYAFLMYKRDKLLKEEAEKRLQAIREFTELGSGIKIAMRDLEIRGAGNVLGAEQHGHMEAVGYDLYCKMLNQAVLALKGEETEEDSYATSVECDIDAYIPVTYIKNEYQKLDIYKRISAIETKDEYMDMQDELVDRFGDIPKSVENLLVIARVRALAHKCYVTEVLVKEKEVKLTMYQKAKINVGGIPDLVNSYGGALKLVPGEVPVFHYVERKPKGITIEDMLFKAEEILKGLRKLRM, encoded by the coding sequence ATGGAAAATCCGTTATTGGAATTACAGGAATATGAAAATCTACAGGAAGCGTTAAAAAAGGCAAAAGGACCGGTCCAGGCAACGGGAACCCTTGATTCCCAGAAGGTACACCTGATGCACTGGTTGGGAAAAGACGGGGGTTTTTCCTGGAAACTGGTGGTGACTTATGATGACCAGAGAGCCAGGGAGATCTATGATGATTTTCGCAGTTTTACGGAAGACGTATGGCTTTATCCTGCAAAGGATCTGCTGTTTTACAGTGCGGATATCCATGGAAACCTGATGACCCGCCAGCGTATTGCCGTATGGCGGCACCTGATGGAAGAGGAAGAAGGCGTGGTCGTCACTACGCTGGACGGTCTTATGGATCATCTGCTGCCTTTAGTATTTTTAAAGCAGCAGGCAGTGACTGTGGAAAATGGTCAGGTCATGGATCTGGATGAGTGGAAGGAGCGGCTGACAGCACTGGGCTATGAGCGTACGGCCCAGGTAGACGGAATGGGCCAGTTTTCAATCCGCGGTGGCATTGTGGACATTTTCCCGCTGACAGAAGAAGTGCCGGTGCGTATTGAACTGTGGGATGATGAGGTAGACTCTATCCGCAGCTTTGACCCGGAAAGCCAGCGGTCTGTGGAACAGCTGGAAAAGATCACCATTTATCCGGCAGCAGAGACCATTTTAACGAAAAAGCAGTTGGAAGCCGGGATAGAGAGGCTGGAAAAGGAAGAAAAAGAATATGAAGCAGCCTTAAGGGCCAAACATCAGATCGAGGAAGCATCCCGCATCAGGGGGATCATCAAAGAACTGACAGAAGGGATTACACAAGGCTGGAAACGGGATGGACTTGATGCCTATATCCGGTATTTCTGCCCGGAAACAGTGTCATTTCTGGACTACTTTCCGGCGGGAGATACGCTGATCTGTCTGGATGAACCGGCGAGATTAAAGGATAAGGGCGAGACTGTAGAGCAGGAATTTCGTGAAAGCATGATCCACCGCCTGGAAAAGGGATATCTTCTTCCTGGCCAGACAGAGCTTCTCTATGCAGGGGCACAGGTTCTTGCAAAGCTTCAAAGCCCTTATACAGTGATGCTTACCGGTCTTGACCAGAAGCTTCCAGGCATGAAGGTAAAGGAAAAGTTCAGCTTTGATGTACGCAACGTAAACTCCTATCAGAACAGTTTTGACATGCTCATAAGCGATCTAACCCGATGGAAAAAAGAAGGCTACAGGGTGGTTTTACTGTCTGCGTCCAGGACAAGAGCCAGCCGGCTGGCCAGTGACCTGCGGGAATATGATCTGCGGGCTTATTGTCCGGATGGAACAGGGGAAGAACATAAGGCGGCTCCAGGTGAGATCTTAGTTACCTATGGAAATATCCACCGGGGTTTTGAGTATCCCCTGATCAAATATGTCATTATTACAGAAGGTGACATGTTTGGCACAGAAAAGAAGAAAAAACGACGGAAAAAGAGCAATTACCAGGGAAAAGCCATTCAGAGCTTTTCGGAACTGGCAGTAGGAGATTATGTAGTCCATGAGGAACATGGTCTTGGTATCTACAAGGGAATTGAAAAGGTAGAGCGGGACAAGGTCATTAAGGACTATATTAAGATCGAGTATGGAGACGGGGGAAATCTGTATCTTCCGGCCACCAGACTGGAAAGTATCCAGAAATACGCCGGTGCAGATGCCAAAAAGCCGAAACTGAATAAGTTAGGCGGAACTGAGTGGAATAAGACAAAGACCCGTGTAAAGGGGGCTGTTCAGGAAATTGCCAGGGATCTTGTAAAGCTTTATGCAGCCCGTCAGGCGCAAAATGGTTATCAGTACGGGGAAGATACGGTATGGCAGAAGGAATTTGAGGAACTGTTCCCTTATGAGGAGACGGATGACCAGTTAGATGCTATTGAAGCAGTGAAGAAGGATATGGAAAGCCGCAAGATCATGGACCGGCTGATTTGTGGTGATGTTGGCTATGGCAAGACAGAGATCGCTCTTCGGGCTGCTTTTAAGGCAGTCCAGGACAGCAGGCAGGTAGTGTATCTGGTGCCTACTACTATTCTGGCACAGCAGCATTACAATACCTTTGTCCAGAGAATGAAGGATTTTCCGGTGCGGATTGATATGTTAAGCCGTTTCTGCACCCCATCCCAGCAGAAAAAGACATTGGAAGACCTGCGAAAAGGCATGGTAGACATTGTGATCGGCACTCACAGAGTGCTTTCCAAAGACTTAAAGTTTAAAAACCTGGGGCTTCTGATCATTGATGAGGAACAGCGTTTTGGTGTGGCCCATAAAGAAAAAATCAAGCAGTTAAAGGAAAATGTAGATGTTATGACTCTGACCGCAACTCCTATTCCAAGAACATTGCACATGAGCCTTGCGGGGATCCGGGATATGAGCGTACTTGAGGAGCCGCCTGTAGACCGTACGCCTATCCAGACTTATGTAATGGAATATAATGAGGAAATGGTCCGGGAAGCCATTAACAGGGAGCTGGCACGAAAAGGCCAGGTGTATTATGTATATAACCGGGTAACAGATATTGATGAGGTAGCGGCAAGAATCCAGAAGCTGGTGCCGGATGCAGTAGTTACTTTTGCCCATGGACAGATGCATGAGCATCAGTTAGAGCGGATCATGACTGATTTTATTAATGGTGAGATCGATGTTTTAGTATCTACTACCATTATTGAAACCGGTCTTGATATTCCAAATGCCAACACCATGATCATCCACGATGCAGACCGTCTGGGACTTTCGCAGCTGTATCAGCTCCGTGGACGCGTAGGACGATCCAACCGCACTTCCTATGCATTTTTAATGTATAAGAGGGATAAGCTTTTAAAGGAAGAAGCGGAAAAACGCCTTCAGGCAATCCGGGAGTTTACGGAGCTTGGTTCCGGTATTAAGATTGCCATGCGTGATCTGGAGATCCGCGGTGCGGGAAATGTTCTTGGCGCAGAGCAGCATGGGCACATGGAAGCAGTGGGATACGATCTTTACTGCAAAATGTTAAACCAGGCGGTTCTGGCATTAAAAGGTGAGGAAACGGAAGAAGATTCCTATGCTACCAGCGTGGAATGTGACATTGATGCCTATATTCCTGTCACATATATTAAAAATGAGTATCAGAAACTGGATATTTATAAGAGAATCTCTGCCATTGAGACAAAAGATGAATACATGGATATGCAGGATGAACTGGTGGACCGTTTTGGGGATATTCCAAAGAGTGTGGAAAATCTTCTGGTCATTGCCAGAGTGCGTGCCCTGGCACATAAGTGTTATGTGACAGAGGTTCTGGTGAAGGAAAAAGAAGTGAAGCTGACTATGTATCAGAAGGCGAAGATCAATGTAGGAGGTATACCGGATCTGGTAAATTCCTACGGTGGTGCCTTAAAGCTGGTACCTGGAGAAGTGCCGGTGTTCCATTATGTGGAAAGAAAGCCAAAAGGCATTACTATCGAAGATATGCTGTTTAAAGCAGAGGAGATATTAAAGGGGTTAAGAAAGCTGCGGATGTAA
- a CDS encoding lactate utilization protein: protein MDENVKKRNECLAQTVIKGLQSRNMSGYYAPSKEAALKQALELIPQGSSIAMGGCMSAHEIGLINALEAGNYNYIDRYKMEPREGLMAAYNADVFLSSANALTDDGILINIDGNSNRVSCIAQGPKKVIFIVGINKICSDLDSAMKRARNIAAPANAQRFDIKTPCKETGKCFDCKSPDTICCQFLITRYSRHKDRIHVILVNDTLGF from the coding sequence ATGGACGAAAATGTGAAAAAGAGAAATGAATGTCTGGCACAGACTGTGATCAAGGGTCTTCAGTCACGTAACATGTCCGGCTACTATGCCCCAAGCAAAGAAGCTGCCTTAAAACAGGCATTAGAGCTGATCCCACAGGGAAGCAGTATTGCCATGGGAGGCTGCATGAGTGCCCATGAGATCGGACTTATCAACGCCCTTGAAGCAGGAAATTACAATTATATCGACCGCTATAAAATGGAGCCCAGAGAAGGACTTATGGCTGCTTACAATGCAGATGTTTTTCTTTCCAGTGCAAATGCCCTTACAGATGACGGTATCTTAATAAATATTGATGGCAACTCCAACCGCGTTTCCTGTATTGCCCAGGGTCCTAAAAAAGTGATCTTCATTGTGGGAATAAACAAGATCTGCAGCGACCTTGACAGTGCCATGAAACGTGCCAGAAATATTGCTGCACCTGCCAATGCCCAGAGATTTGATATTAAAACCCCATGTAAAGAGACCGGAAAATGCTTTGACTGCAAATCCCCGGACACTATCTGCTGCCAGTTCCTTATTACAAGATACTCCAGACACAAAGACAGGATCCATGTGATACTGGTAAATGATACACTTGGGTTCTAA
- a CDS encoding extracellular solute-binding protein produces the protein MATIKDIAKKAGVAQGTVSNVLNGKGNVSSDKIRRVLEAARQLGYVPNERAALLRKGTNDCLALVMPDSRARQYEDFYFSFKDYAQEHGYLVSRHLTNENSPESEVAAFSEAKVRQVKGIACISAVAGTASETVIYKNSGIFGEMEPDSNNGTDIPVLFVDRKTGFPSDFIGFDYEKAGQAMAEKALQAGYRSICLLTGNPDYSSEKDFCRGFLTRMEGSACQVIQIWTDSFRKYQNIMQIFNGTLPQAFFISNYGFAESAKDMCTTFYGKEEGSPDIYTVSPLFTIPENDFIKYEMNYRQLGKRAAKMLIQKAEETGGEEKIAEEHTAEESAAEEKGLWGKMPESSVTENHVNRMMVGDGFQNWFVNIRKPESSQPLNIVTLDSPEAYIMKTFSRLFTQKTGVDVNVCILSYDEIYEAFNSLDETSRFDILRLDMTWLSWFAQKLLRPLSEIDEDIENSLGQYVEGVPEHYCRVNDQIYALPVTPSVQILYYRKDLFESPICKRTYFEQFHEELQPPKTFEEYNRIAAFFTRDLTPSSPVPYGSTITLGSTGVAGSEFLARLFAIQENLYGADGQIHLDSPACQQALTELVELRQCTSPEYCGWWTQTAKRFAEGNFAMSILYSNYASDLSSHSSHVVGNVGYSMMPGNNPVLGGGSLGVSKYCKRPKDALSFIKWMCSEPLCSASALLGSTSPCRRTYDNYEVLHNYPWLKLSRHCFPISKGNRLPAELSVPFDERKFLSILGLAVKNAYTGIVTPKEALSDAQMQFSNYFKTPLGKL, from the coding sequence ATGGCAACCATTAAAGATATTGCGAAGAAAGCCGGTGTGGCTCAGGGAACGGTTTCCAATGTATTAAATGGTAAGGGAAATGTAAGCAGTGACAAAATACGCCGTGTACTGGAAGCTGCAAGACAGCTGGGATATGTTCCAAATGAGAGAGCGGCTTTGCTGCGTAAAGGAACCAATGACTGTCTGGCCCTGGTCATGCCTGATTCACGGGCCAGGCAGTATGAGGATTTTTATTTCAGCTTTAAAGATTATGCCCAGGAACATGGTTATCTGGTATCACGTCACCTGACCAATGAAAATTCACCGGAAAGCGAAGTGGCTGCATTTTCAGAGGCAAAAGTGAGGCAGGTAAAGGGAATTGCCTGCATTTCCGCTGTAGCGGGTACTGCCAGCGAAACGGTTATTTATAAAAACAGTGGGATTTTTGGAGAAATGGAACCGGATTCAAATAATGGGACTGATATTCCGGTACTTTTTGTGGACCGGAAAACAGGTTTTCCTTCTGATTTTATTGGGTTTGATTATGAAAAAGCGGGACAGGCCATGGCAGAGAAGGCACTGCAGGCGGGATATCGAAGCATCTGTCTGCTTACAGGAAATCCGGATTATTCCAGTGAAAAAGATTTCTGCCGGGGCTTCCTGACCAGAATGGAAGGTTCTGCCTGCCAGGTGATCCAGATCTGGACGGATTCATTTCGAAAATACCAGAATATCATGCAGATATTTAACGGGACGCTGCCACAGGCGTTTTTTATATCCAATTATGGATTTGCGGAAAGCGCTAAGGATATGTGTACCACCTTTTATGGAAAAGAAGAAGGCTCGCCAGATATTTATACGGTCTCACCATTATTTACCATTCCGGAAAATGACTTTATTAAATATGAAATGAATTACCGTCAGCTGGGAAAAAGGGCGGCGAAAATGCTGATCCAAAAGGCAGAAGAGACCGGAGGGGAAGAAAAGATAGCAGAAGAGCATACAGCGGAAGAAAGCGCTGCAGAAGAAAAAGGACTGTGGGGAAAAATGCCAGAAAGCAGCGTAACAGAGAACCATGTGAACCGGATGATGGTGGGGGATGGATTCCAGAACTGGTTTGTGAACATCCGGAAACCGGAAAGCTCCCAGCCTTTAAACATTGTAACGCTGGACAGCCCGGAAGCTTACATTATGAAAACATTTTCACGGTTATTTACCCAGAAAACGGGAGTTGATGTAAATGTGTGTATCCTTTCATATGATGAGATCTATGAGGCATTTAATTCCTTAGATGAAACCTCCCGTTTTGATATCCTGCGTCTGGATATGACCTGGTTGTCCTGGTTTGCCCAGAAGTTATTGCGGCCGCTGTCAGAAATCGATGAGGATATTGAAAACAGTCTGGGACAGTATGTGGAAGGGGTCCCGGAGCATTATTGCCGGGTCAATGACCAGATCTATGCACTGCCGGTTACGCCCAGCGTACAGATCCTTTATTATAGGAAAGACCTGTTTGAAAGTCCTATCTGCAAGCGGACTTATTTTGAACAGTTTCATGAGGAATTGCAGCCGCCGAAAACTTTTGAGGAATATAACAGGATTGCTGCGTTTTTCACCAGAGATCTGACACCGTCATCACCGGTTCCTTATGGATCTACCATTACACTTGGGTCTACCGGTGTGGCAGGTTCTGAATTTTTAGCAAGATTATTTGCTATTCAGGAAAACCTGTATGGTGCAGATGGACAGATTCATCTGGATTCTCCTGCGTGCCAGCAGGCCCTTACGGAACTGGTAGAGCTGCGGCAGTGTACATCGCCGGAATACTGCGGCTGGTGGACCCAGACTGCAAAACGCTTTGCAGAAGGAAATTTTGCCATGTCCATTTTATACAGCAACTATGCCAGCGATCTGTCATCCCACAGCTCTCATGTAGTAGGAAATGTAGGATATTCCATGATGCCGGGAAATAATCCGGTGCTTGGAGGCGGTAGTTTAGGTGTTTCTAAGTATTGTAAGCGGCCAAAAGATGCACTTTCCTTTATTAAATGGATGTGCAGTGAGCCCCTGTGTTCGGCATCAGCATTACTGGGAAGTACATCGCCATGCCGCAGAACCTATGACAATTATGAGGTTTTACATAACTATCCGTGGCTGAAGCTTTCCAGACATTGCTTTCCTATTTCAAAGGGAAACCGGCTTCCGGCAGAGCTTTCTGTGCCTTTTGATGAGCGTAAATTTTTAAGCATCCTGGGACTGGCGGTTAAGAATGCCTACACTGGTATTGTGACACCAAAAGAGGCTCTTTCCGATGCCCAGATGCAGTTTTCAAATTATTTCAAAACTCCTTTAGGAAAACTTTAA
- a CDS encoding transglycosylase domain-containing protein: protein MYFAVTIGIRGYDMYKDAIDQVSLEDKINEIRSKKSYTLFSDLPETYMDAVLSVEDHRFYGHIGIDPIAITRAMVNDVKAGCFVEGGSTITQQLAKNLYFTQEKKMERKAAEVFMAFALERAYTKNEILELYVNTIYFGNGYYCIKDASEGYFGKEPEDLTDYESTLLAGVPNAPSKYAPTVNLELAEKRQEQVVERLVACGLFTKERALETLAGSEKKG, encoded by the coding sequence ATGTATTTTGCAGTGACTATAGGTATCCGTGGTTATGATATGTATAAGGATGCCATTGACCAGGTCAGCCTGGAAGATAAAATAAATGAGATCCGTTCCAAGAAAAGCTACACCTTGTTTTCTGACCTTCCGGAGACTTACATGGATGCAGTCCTCTCTGTGGAAGACCACCGATTTTATGGACATATTGGTATTGATCCCATTGCTATTACAAGAGCCATGGTCAATGATGTGAAAGCAGGATGTTTCGTAGAAGGCGGCAGCACGATCACACAGCAGTTGGCAAAAAATCTGTACTTCACCCAGGAAAAGAAGATGGAACGGAAGGCGGCAGAGGTATTTATGGCCTTTGCACTGGAACGGGCTTACACTAAAAATGAGATCTTAGAGCTTTATGTAAATACCATTTATTTTGGAAACGGATACTACTGTATTAAAGATGCCAGCGAAGGTTATTTCGGAAAAGAACCAGAAGACCTGACTGATTATGAAAGCACACTCCTTGCAGGCGTTCCTAATGCACCATCTAAATATGCCCCCACTGTAAACCTGGAGCTGGCCGAAAAACGCCAGGAGCAGGTGGTGGAACGGCTGGTAGCCTGCGGTCTGTTTACAAAAGAGCGGGCGCTGGAGACATTGGCGGGAAGTGAGAAAAAGGGATAA
- a CDS encoding ABC transporter substrate-binding protein has product MKKKLVLASSACLVASAMALSGCSGSSKPAETSAAAEKSEAAADTTTAAAESGSSDTMHLSFYYPVNVGGDAAKLIEKICADFNAENPDIVVDPVYTGNYDDTVTKIQTAIQGGTPPDVFVSLATQRFTMASTGMAMPLDDLIAADGDEGKAYIDDFLSGFMEDSYVDGKIYSIPFQRSTEILFYNKDAFKEVGLDPEKAPATWDELVEDAQKLTNENRYGVGIALNSGSAQWTFTGFCLQNSKNGENLMAEDGKSVMFDTPENVEALQFWLDLQNKYKVMAPGIVQWTDLPTQFLAGEVAMIYHTTGNLANISKNATFEFGTAFLPGNARQAAPTGGGNFYISEGIPEDHVQAAWKFIKFATEPERAAQWALDTGYVATRQSCFDLDIMKEYYDKLPQAKIAYEQIPISKPELTTYNAAEIWRVLNDNIQSAVTGDATAEEALSAAQEQATEVLSEYQ; this is encoded by the coding sequence ATGAAAAAGAAACTCGTACTTGCATCATCTGCCTGTTTAGTAGCATCTGCTATGGCATTAAGCGGCTGCTCCGGCAGTTCCAAGCCAGCTGAAACCAGTGCAGCAGCTGAAAAATCCGAAGCAGCAGCCGATACAACCACTGCAGCAGCTGAAAGCGGTTCATCTGACACCATGCACCTGTCATTCTACTACCCGGTAAACGTAGGCGGCGATGCTGCAAAGCTGATCGAGAAGATCTGCGCAGACTTTAACGCTGAGAACCCTGATATTGTTGTAGATCCTGTTTATACCGGAAACTACGATGATACTGTTACAAAGATCCAGACTGCTATCCAGGGAGGCACACCTCCAGATGTATTTGTAAGCCTTGCTACCCAGCGTTTCACCATGGCTTCCACAGGTATGGCAATGCCTTTAGATGACCTGATCGCAGCAGATGGTGATGAAGGAAAAGCTTACATTGATGATTTCTTAAGTGGATTTATGGAGGACTCCTACGTAGACGGCAAGATCTACTCCATCCCATTCCAGAGAAGTACAGAGATCCTTTTCTATAATAAGGATGCATTCAAGGAAGTTGGCCTTGATCCAGAAAAAGCACCTGCAACCTGGGATGAACTGGTTGAGGATGCACAAAAGCTGACCAATGAAAACCGTTACGGTGTTGGTATTGCATTAAACTCCGGTTCCGCACAGTGGACCTTTACAGGCTTCTGCTTACAGAACAGCAAAAACGGTGAAAACCTGATGGCTGAAGACGGAAAATCCGTTATGTTCGACACCCCGGAAAATGTAGAAGCACTTCAGTTCTGGCTTGACCTTCAGAACAAATATAAAGTAATGGCTCCTGGTATCGTACAGTGGACCGATCTTCCTACTCAGTTCTTAGCAGGCGAAGTAGCTATGATCTACCACACCACAGGAAACCTGGCAAACATCAGCAAGAACGCTACCTTTGAATTCGGTACTGCATTCCTTCCAGGAAATGCCCGTCAGGCAGCTCCTACCGGCGGCGGAAACTTCTACATCTCCGAAGGTATTCCGGAAGACCACGTACAGGCAGCATGGAAATTCATCAAGTTCGCTACTGAGCCAGAACGTGCAGCACAGTGGGCATTGGATACCGGTTATGTAGCAACCAGACAGTCCTGCTTCGATCTGGATATCATGAAAGAATACTACGACAAGCTGCCTCAGGCTAAGATCGCTTACGAACAGATCCCGATCTCCAAGCCAGAGCTTACTACTTACAATGCAGCAGAAATCTGGAGAGTCTTAAACGACAATATCCAGTCTGCAGTAACTGGTGACGCAACTGCTGAAGAAGCATTAAGCGCAGCTCAGGAACAGGCAACAGAAGTTCTGTCTGAGTATCAGTAG
- the pth gene encoding aminoacyl-tRNA hydrolase, with amino-acid sequence MYIIAGLGNPTREYEKTRHNVGFDTIDVLADRLNASVDEKKFKGLYGRGIIAGEKVILLKPQTFMNLSGESVREAADFYKVDPERIIVIYDDISLDVGQLRIRKKGSAGGHNGIKNIIAHLGTQEFPRIKVGVGDKPPRMDLADYVLSRFSKEDREKMEQAFKDAADAVEVMITEGADAAMNRFNGHK; translated from the coding sequence ATGTATATCATAGCAGGACTGGGAAACCCTACAAGGGAATATGAGAAGACAAGACATAATGTGGGATTTGATACCATTGATGTGCTGGCGGACAGGTTAAACGCATCTGTGGATGAGAAGAAGTTTAAGGGACTTTATGGAAGGGGGATCATCGCAGGGGAAAAGGTGATCCTTTTAAAACCCCAGACTTTTATGAATTTAAGCGGTGAGAGCGTAAGAGAAGCGGCAGATTTCTATAAAGTGGATCCGGAGCGTATTATTGTTATATATGATGATATCAGTCTGGATGTAGGTCAGCTGCGCATCCGCAAGAAAGGCAGTGCAGGCGGCCATAATGGTATTAAAAATATCATTGCCCATCTGGGAACCCAGGAGTTTCCAAGGATCAAGGTGGGCGTAGGTGACAAGCCCCCCAGAATGGATCTGGCAGATTATGTACTCAGCCGTTTTTCTAAGGAAGACCGTGAGAAAATGGAACAGGCATTTAAAGATGCGGCAGATGCGGTAGAGGTTATGATCACAGAAGGGGCAGATGCGGCTATGAACCGGTTTAATGGCCATAAATAA